The following proteins are encoded in a genomic region of Bacillus sp. BGMRC 2118:
- a CDS encoding DUF1232 domain-containing protein translates to MEFNEKQTALGIKRFRNKAIEYVNDRKKAIELLKQLQRKTYSEQNKIGTFKNQLFLLVDLYYDWHAGTYRHLPIGTITMVIAAILYFVVPTDMIPDILLGLGYIDDAAVLTFTFKQIRNELEKYKLWKEKNVQETIL, encoded by the coding sequence TTGGAGTTTAATGAAAAACAAACTGCACTAGGAATTAAAAGGTTTCGGAATAAAGCAATTGAATATGTAAATGATCGAAAAAAGGCAATTGAATTACTAAAACAACTACAAAGGAAGACATATTCTGAACAGAATAAGATTGGTACTTTCAAAAATCAACTTTTCCTTTTAGTTGACCTTTATTATGATTGGCACGCTGGAACGTATCGTCACCTTCCTATCGGAACAATTACCATGGTCATAGCAGCTATCCTCTATTTTGTCGTTCCAACAGATATGATTCCTGATATTCTTTTGGGACTTGGATATATTGATGATGCTGCAGTTTTAACGTTTACTTTTAAACAAATTAGAAATGAATTGGAAAAATATAAATTGTGGAAAGAGAAAAATGTACAAGAAACTATACTTTAA
- a CDS encoding divergent polysaccharide deacetylase family protein, whose amino-acid sequence MLCMVISLLLPSYSFAETPTKQVAIIIDDFGNNMSGTKEILSLPIPLTVAIMPFLPTSNSDAEAAHRLGHDVIIHLPMEPFHGKKSWLGPGAITSDLSTDEIRRRVEQAIEDVPYAIGVNNHMGSKVTADKRIMKVVLEVCLEHGLLFIDSKTNPKSVVPELAMEIGVPYLENQLFFDDVYTTQHIIGQTKKLIHKLEHTNRVVAIGHVGPPGEKTAAIIRDFIPVIKENAEFVKASSLIPERQFIQ is encoded by the coding sequence ATGTTATGTATGGTCATTAGTTTACTGCTACCTTCTTATAGTTTTGCTGAGACACCAACTAAACAAGTAGCCATTATCATTGATGATTTTGGAAATAACATGTCCGGTACGAAAGAAATACTATCATTACCTATTCCTCTTACAGTTGCGATTATGCCTTTTCTCCCTACGTCAAATTCTGATGCTGAGGCAGCCCATCGATTAGGACACGATGTCATTATCCATTTACCAATGGAACCTTTTCATGGGAAGAAAAGTTGGCTGGGACCAGGTGCCATCACATCTGACTTATCAACTGATGAAATTAGACGAAGAGTAGAACAAGCTATCGAGGATGTTCCCTATGCAATAGGAGTGAATAACCACATGGGGTCAAAAGTTACTGCAGACAAGCGAATAATGAAAGTAGTACTAGAAGTTTGCCTTGAGCATGGATTACTATTTATCGACAGTAAAACAAACCCTAAAAGTGTTGTTCCTGAGTTAGCAATGGAAATTGGAGTTCCTTACTTAGAAAATCAGCTTTTTTTCGATGATGTCTATACCACTCAGCATATTATTGGTCAGACAAAGAAACTAATTCATAAATTGGAACATACAAATCGTGTTGTAGCCATTGGTCATGTGGGGCCACCAGGCGAAAAAACGGCAGCTATTATACGAGATTTCATTCCAGTTATTAAGGAAAATGCAGAGTTTGTAAAAGCATCCTCTCTTATACCAGAACGACAGTTTATACAATAG
- a CDS encoding carbon-nitrogen family hydrolase: MSIKVSCVQFDIQFGNPQENYRIVKHKLSEAMMDKPDIIVLPELWTTGYDLTRLSEIADSNDETVEFLSAQAKEHNVYIVGGSIAKKTPSGVYNTMFAISNKGELLGEYSKLHLFKLMDEHLYLEAGESEGNFEIANTQCAGVICYDIRFPEWIRKHTTNGAEVLFVVAEWPLPRLSHWRSLLISRAIENQCYVIACNRSGQDPNNVFAGHSMIIDPWGEVLAEAGEEESIIQADLDIEKVRTVRKHIPIFDDRRPELY; the protein is encoded by the coding sequence TTGAGTATAAAGGTAAGTTGCGTACAGTTTGATATACAATTTGGGAATCCACAGGAAAATTATCGTATTGTAAAACATAAACTTTCAGAGGCCATGATGGATAAGCCTGATATTATTGTGCTACCTGAGCTTTGGACAACTGGTTATGATTTAACTAGATTATCAGAAATTGCCGATTCGAATGATGAAACGGTAGAGTTTTTGTCTGCTCAAGCCAAAGAGCACAACGTTTATATTGTTGGCGGATCTATTGCAAAAAAGACACCAAGTGGCGTTTACAACACAATGTTTGCAATCAGTAACAAAGGTGAATTGCTTGGTGAATACAGTAAATTGCACCTATTCAAGCTTATGGACGAACATTTATATCTAGAAGCTGGTGAATCAGAAGGAAATTTCGAGATAGCAAATACCCAGTGTGCTGGAGTAATATGCTACGATATTCGTTTTCCAGAATGGATACGCAAGCATACAACTAACGGGGCTGAAGTACTTTTTGTTGTTGCTGAATGGCCACTGCCTCGTCTATCTCATTGGCGCTCTCTATTGATAAGTCGAGCGATTGAAAATCAATGTTATGTTATTGCTTGTAATCGTTCTGGTCAAGATCCTAATAATGTTTTTGCTGGGCATTCCATGATAATTGATCCATGGGGAGAAGTATTGGCAGAAGCTGGTGAAGAAGAATCTATTATCCAGGCAGATCTAGATATAGAGAAAGTTAGAACTGTTCGTAAGCACATTCCTATTTTTGATGACCGTCGCCCAGAGTTATATTAG
- a CDS encoding 2-hydroxy-3-keto-5-methylthiopentenyl-1-phosphate phosphatase: MKKPVIFCDFDGTITETDNIISLMKQFAPPEWDGIKEQVLSQEISIQEGVGRMFSLLPSSLKEELISFLRDTAIIRDGFAQFVKFTKEEGIPLFIVSGGIDFFVYPLLTGLVDEEFIYCNGSSFSEEKIQILWPNSCEGDCDNGCGCCKPTIINKLTSGDEEIIVIGDSITDLQAAKLADTVFARDFLSVKMKEMNLPYHSFETFHDVLNILQSREVRQ, encoded by the coding sequence ATGAAAAAGCCAGTCATTTTTTGTGATTTTGATGGGACCATCACGGAAACGGATAACATCATTTCGTTAATGAAACAGTTTGCTCCACCAGAGTGGGATGGAATAAAAGAGCAAGTGCTTAGTCAGGAAATCTCGATTCAAGAGGGAGTAGGCAGGATGTTTTCACTGCTTCCTTCAAGTCTAAAAGAAGAATTGATTTCATTTTTGAGAGATACAGCAATCATCCGTGATGGATTTGCACAGTTTGTAAAATTTACAAAGGAAGAAGGCATTCCACTTTTTATTGTCAGTGGGGGTATTGACTTCTTTGTTTATCCACTTTTAACCGGACTGGTAGACGAAGAGTTTATCTATTGCAATGGTTCAAGCTTTTCAGAAGAGAAGATTCAAATTCTATGGCCAAACAGTTGTGAGGGCGATTGTGACAATGGTTGTGGCTGCTGTAAGCCTACCATTATTAACAAGCTGACGAGTGGAGACGAGGAGATCATTGTCATAGGGGACTCGATTACAGACTTGCAGGCTGCAAAGCTTGCAGATACAGTATTTGCTCGTGATTTTCTATCAGTAAAAATGAAGGAAATGAATTTACCGTATCATTCTTTTGAAACCTTCCATGATGTACTAAACATTCTGCAATCCAGGGAGGTAAGGCAATGA
- a CDS encoding methylthioribulose 1-phosphate dehydratase has protein sequence MTVYKERWNELADIKEELAWRDWFPATSGNLSIKVNEDPTTFLVTASGKDKRKRTDEDFLLVDANGEPAEETNLKPSAETLLHVELYKRTNAGCSLHVHTIDNNVISDLYFSQGKIVFQNQELIKAFGLWEEDATFTVPIIYNHAHIPTLAEAFAEHIQSDAGAVLIHNHGITVWGSTSLEAKKYLEACEFLFSYELKKKLYTNTLTR, from the coding sequence ATGACAGTCTATAAAGAAAGATGGAATGAACTTGCTGATATTAAGGAAGAACTAGCATGGAGAGACTGGTTCCCGGCAACGAGCGGTAACTTGTCAATTAAGGTAAACGAAGATCCTACTACGTTTCTAGTAACAGCAAGTGGGAAAGATAAACGAAAGCGTACAGATGAAGACTTTTTACTAGTTGATGCAAATGGAGAGCCTGCTGAGGAAACAAACCTTAAACCTTCAGCTGAGACACTTTTACATGTTGAGTTGTATAAGCGAACAAATGCAGGCTGTTCACTGCATGTTCATACTATTGATAATAACGTCATCTCTGATTTGTATTTCAGTCAAGGTAAAATCGTATTCCAGAACCAAGAGCTAATCAAAGCATTTGGATTGTGGGAAGAAGATGCTACCTTCACCGTACCCATAATTTATAATCATGCTCACATTCCAACACTAGCAGAAGCATTCGCTGAGCATATTCAGAGTGATGCAGGTGCTGTATTAATTCATAATCACGGTATTACCGTATGGGGAAGTACATCATTAGAAGCAAAGAAATACTTGGAAGCATGTGAGTTCCTATTCTCCTACGAACTGAAAAAAAAGCTTTATACAAACACTTTAACACGCTAA
- a CDS encoding pyridoxal phosphate-dependent aminotransferase → MKTFEQSDLLKNLPVQFFATLVAKVNKVISEGHDVINLGQGNPDQPTPEHIVKSLQDAAGNPVHHKYSPFRGQHFFKEAISTFYNREYGVEINPHTQVAILFGGKAGLVEVPQALLNPGDVALVPDPGYPDYWSGVELAKVKMEYMPLKSENDFLPNYSDLDADVLNQAKLMFLNYPNNPTGAVATPEFFKETIDLAKKHDICVVHDFAYGAIGFDGNRPLSFLQIEGAMDVGIEIYTLSKTYNMAGWRVGFAVGNESVIEAINLLQDHMYVSLFGGVQEAAATALLSSQECVEQLVNRYESRRNVFIDALRDIGWDVKSPEGSFFAWLRVPEGFTSVSFSDYLLEHAHVAVAPGIGFGQFGEGYVRVGLLTDENRLVEAAERIKALNIF, encoded by the coding sequence ATGAAAACCTTTGAACAATCAGATCTTCTAAAAAATTTGCCGGTTCAATTTTTTGCCACGCTTGTAGCAAAAGTAAATAAAGTCATTTCTGAAGGACATGATGTCATCAACTTAGGACAAGGAAACCCAGATCAGCCAACACCTGAACATATTGTTAAGTCATTACAAGATGCAGCTGGCAATCCTGTTCATCATAAATATTCACCTTTTAGAGGACAACATTTTTTCAAAGAGGCGATTAGTACGTTTTATAATCGTGAATATGGTGTCGAAATTAATCCTCATACACAAGTAGCTATACTTTTTGGAGGAAAAGCCGGGCTTGTTGAAGTACCACAGGCATTGTTAAATCCGGGAGATGTTGCCCTTGTACCAGACCCCGGCTATCCAGATTATTGGTCAGGTGTAGAGCTGGCCAAAGTTAAAATGGAATATATGCCATTAAAATCTGAAAATGATTTTCTACCAAATTACTCTGATTTGGATGCAGATGTGTTAAACCAAGCTAAACTAATGTTTTTAAATTATCCTAACAATCCAACTGGTGCGGTTGCAACTCCTGAATTCTTCAAGGAAACGATTGATTTAGCAAAAAAACATGACATTTGTGTTGTTCATGACTTTGCCTATGGAGCCATTGGATTTGATGGAAACAGACCTTTAAGCTTCTTACAAATTGAAGGGGCAATGGATGTTGGAATTGAAATTTACACTCTATCCAAAACATATAATATGGCTGGTTGGAGAGTAGGGTTTGCAGTTGGTAACGAAAGCGTGATTGAAGCGATCAATTTATTACAAGATCACATGTATGTAAGTTTATTTGGTGGCGTACAGGAGGCAGCTGCTACTGCGTTATTATCTTCACAGGAATGTGTAGAACAGTTAGTAAATCGGTATGAGTCAAGGCGGAATGTATTTATCGATGCATTAAGGGATATTGGCTGGGATGTGAAATCACCTGAAGGCTCATTTTTTGCATGGTTACGGGTTCCAGAAGGCTTCACTTCTGTAAGTTTCTCAGATTATTTGTTAGAGCATGCTCATGTTGCTGTAGCTCCGGGGATTGGTTTCGGTCAATTTGGAGAAGGCTATGTTCGAGTGGGATTATTAACAGACGAGAATCGCTTAGTAGAAGCAGCTGAACGAATAAAAGCATTAAATATATTCTGA
- a CDS encoding cupin domain-containing protein: MATIRIHGTEEVIEDQVKVAEFLASNDVIYEQWDITKLPVDLQEKFLLSDEEKNLILDAFSTEIKDISERRGYQTADVISLSDATPNLDQLLQNFQQEHHHTDDEVRFIVSGHGIFIIQGKDEVFFDVRLNPGDLISVPENVRHYFTLQEDRKVVAVRIFVTPAGWVPIYENEQVSTN, translated from the coding sequence ATGGCAACGATTCGTATCCATGGAACTGAGGAAGTAATTGAGGATCAAGTAAAGGTAGCTGAGTTCTTAGCTAGTAATGACGTTATTTATGAACAATGGGATATTACAAAGTTACCTGTAGACCTACAAGAAAAGTTTTTATTATCGGATGAGGAAAAGAATTTGATTTTAGATGCGTTCAGTACTGAAATAAAAGATATCTCAGAGCGTAGAGGATATCAAACAGCTGATGTTATCTCATTATCTGATGCAACTCCGAACTTAGATCAATTATTACAAAATTTCCAGCAGGAGCATCATCATACAGATGATGAAGTTCGCTTTATTGTAAGTGGACATGGTATTTTCATTATCCAAGGTAAGGATGAAGTGTTTTTTGATGTTCGTTTAAATCCAGGTGATTTAATCTCGGTACCTGAAAATGTACGTCATTATTTCACACTTCAAGAAGACCGTAAAGTAGTTGCGGTACGTATCTTCGTTACACCTGCTGGCTGGGTTCCGATTTATGAAAATGAACAAGTAAGCACAAACTAA
- the mtnW gene encoding 2,3-diketo-5-methylthiopentyl-1-phosphate enolase codes for MSHITATYLIHDAKGNLPKKAEGIALGLTIGSWTDLPQLDQEQLKKHKGEVISIVELEDNARTNMYFGKNVTRGYIKIAYPIENFSLDIPAILTTVFGKLSLDGEVKLIDLEFSENVKRSFPGPNFGIDGIREKLGVYNRPLVMSIFKGVIGRDLPYLRDQLRDQLVGGVDLVKDDEILFENALTPFEKRIVTGKEVIQEVYESTGHRSLYAVNLTGRTFELRDRARRAKELGADCLLFNVFAYGIDVLQALVEDKEIALPIMAHPAVSGALTPSEYYGIQNPLLLGKLLRYAGADLSLFPSPYGSVALDKDETLGIKDELVKEDVFKKSFPVPSAGIHPALVPLLIGDFGMDSVINAGGGVHGHPDGAIGGGKAFRAAVDAVLAGQSLQDAATENEYLRKALDLWGV; via the coding sequence ATGTCACATATTACAGCAACGTATTTGATACATGATGCTAAAGGAAATCTTCCGAAGAAGGCTGAAGGAATTGCGCTTGGGTTAACGATAGGATCATGGACAGATCTACCACAACTAGACCAAGAACAACTCAAAAAACATAAAGGTGAAGTTATTTCAATTGTGGAACTCGAGGACAATGCGAGAACAAATATGTACTTCGGAAAAAATGTAACAAGAGGGTATATTAAGATTGCCTATCCAATTGAAAACTTCTCATTAGATATACCTGCTATTTTAACGACTGTGTTTGGAAAGCTGTCGCTTGACGGAGAAGTGAAGTTAATCGATTTGGAATTCTCAGAGAATGTAAAAAGATCTTTCCCTGGTCCAAACTTTGGTATTGATGGAATCCGAGAGAAACTTGGTGTATATAACCGACCTCTTGTCATGAGTATTTTTAAAGGAGTGATTGGCAGGGATCTACCTTATCTTCGTGATCAATTACGTGATCAGTTAGTAGGCGGCGTGGATTTAGTGAAGGACGATGAAATTTTATTTGAGAATGCATTGACACCTTTTGAGAAAAGAATTGTAACCGGAAAAGAAGTCATTCAAGAAGTTTATGAGTCAACTGGTCATCGTTCTCTATATGCTGTCAATTTAACAGGAAGAACATTTGAATTACGTGACCGTGCCCGTAGAGCAAAGGAATTAGGAGCTGATTGTTTATTATTTAATGTTTTTGCATATGGAATAGATGTATTGCAAGCATTAGTTGAAGACAAAGAAATTGCATTGCCGATAATGGCTCACCCTGCAGTTAGTGGTGCTCTCACGCCTTCAGAATATTACGGAATTCAAAACCCTTTATTATTAGGTAAGTTGCTTCGATATGCTGGTGCAGACTTATCTTTATTCCCTTCACCATACGGAAGCGTGGCTCTTGATAAGGATGAAACGTTAGGAATAAAGGATGAGCTTGTGAAAGAGGATGTGTTTAAGAAAAGTTTCCCTGTCCCTTCTGCCGGAATACATCCTGCTCTCGTTCCATTACTTATTGGAGATTTTGGAATGGATTCTGTTATTAATGCTGGCGGTGGTGTACATGGACATCCTGATGGAGCAATTGGCGGCGGAAAAGCATTTCGAGCTGCTGTTGATGCAGTACTAGCAGGACAGAGTCTGCAAGATGCAGCAACAGAAAATGAATACTTAAGAAAAGCACTAGATTTATGGGGAGTGTAA